In the Chroococcidiopsis sp. SAG 2025 genome, one interval contains:
- a CDS encoding class I SAM-dependent methyltransferase: MADTLTKLTYQTFQQSKNYFGLAHKILSTRLMSLVSPSDRKSKPLPLDVLQKIHQRYERLLEVDWQDAEAGVYPHNILFDNPWDEFFLYYPAVWFDLPQIWERAKQKNYQDFDPNLETAGYPSYYLQNFHHQTGGYLSDLSANLYDLQVEILFGGSADAMRRRILVPLKQGLSAFDDVPASQIKVLDIACGTGRTLKMIRAALPKASLFGTDLSPAYLRKANQMLSQIPGELPQLLQANAEELPYMDNYFHATTSVFLFHELPAVARQQVIEDAFRVTKPGGKFIICDSIQMSDSPEMEPAMTGFYETFHEPYYRHYMTDDLVERLEKAGFENVTTDVQYMSKILVARKPA; encoded by the coding sequence ATGGCTGACACTTTAACAAAACTGACATATCAAACTTTTCAGCAGAGCAAAAATTACTTCGGACTCGCTCACAAGATACTCAGCACGCGGTTGATGAGCCTCGTTTCGCCGAGCGATCGCAAGTCCAAGCCTTTGCCTCTAGACGTGCTACAGAAAATTCACCAGCGCTACGAACGTCTGTTAGAAGTAGACTGGCAAGATGCCGAGGCGGGAGTATATCCCCACAATATACTGTTCGATAACCCTTGGGATGAGTTTTTCCTTTACTATCCGGCTGTATGGTTCGATTTGCCGCAAATTTGGGAAAGAGCTAAACAAAAAAACTACCAAGATTTCGACCCCAATTTAGAGACTGCTGGCTATCCCAGCTACTACCTGCAAAATTTCCACCATCAAACGGGTGGCTATTTAAGCGATTTATCAGCCAATCTCTACGATTTACAAGTGGAAATCTTATTTGGCGGTTCGGCTGATGCCATGCGGCGGCGGATTCTCGTACCCTTAAAGCAAGGATTGAGTGCTTTTGACGATGTACCCGCTAGCCAAATTAAGGTTCTCGATATTGCTTGCGGTACTGGTCGTACCTTAAAAATGATTCGCGCCGCTTTACCCAAGGCATCGCTATTCGGTACAGATTTATCTCCAGCCTATTTGCGCAAAGCCAATCAGATGTTGTCTCAAATTCCTGGGGAACTACCGCAACTGCTGCAAGCTAATGCTGAAGAGTTGCCATATATGGATAACTACTTCCACGCTACGACCAGCGTATTCTTATTCCACGAACTGCCAGCAGTTGCACGGCAGCAGGTCATTGAGGATGCTTTCCGAGTCACCAAGCCAGGTGGTAAGTTTATCATCTGCGACTCAATTCAGATGAGCGACTCTCCAGAAATGGAGCCAGCAATGACAGGCTTCTACGAAACCTTCCACGAGCCATACTACAGACATTACATGACAGATGACTTAGTAGAGCGTTTGGAAAAGGCAGGTTTTGAGAATGTGACTACTGATGTCCAATACATGAGTAAGATATTGGTAGCACGCAAACCTGCGTAG
- a CDS encoding YbjN domain-containing protein produces MTSDRPDPATVVSDSMSSEEILEELVEGTGINHVEVIETVIASLQQDESAMVSHTQNSYLWKFKYGSVEVFVQLTGQTDEDTFKVWSAVLKLPTKNDAGLMRRLLEMNWSDTFEASFGIFDEQIVVLSTRTVAELSAGEVSRLITVVATIADDNDEALQQEFA; encoded by the coding sequence ATGACGAGCGATCGACCCGATCCGGCAACGGTAGTAAGTGACTCTATGTCTAGCGAAGAAATCCTCGAAGAGTTAGTTGAAGGTACTGGCATTAACCATGTAGAGGTGATCGAAACTGTCATTGCAAGCTTGCAGCAAGATGAAAGTGCAATGGTCAGTCATACTCAAAATAGCTATTTATGGAAGTTTAAGTATGGTAGCGTTGAAGTCTTCGTGCAACTAACCGGACAAACCGATGAAGACACGTTCAAAGTTTGGTCTGCGGTATTAAAATTACCCACCAAAAACGATGCTGGCTTAATGCGGCGATTACTAGAAATGAACTGGTCTGATACCTTTGAAGCTAGTTTCGGTATCTTTGACGAGCAAATTGTGGTTTTGTCTACCCGCACTGTAGCAGAACTTTCTGCTGGCGAAGTATCCCGCCTGATTACAGTCGTAGCTACGATCGCCGATGATAATGACGAGGCTTTACAACAAGAATTTGCTTGA
- a CDS encoding biotin/lipoate A/B protein ligase family protein has product MAIDLYLVEQHQLGLMPATLRFYSWSPPAISLGYHQHQYPDRWQNLIWNGRALDLVRRPTGGRAVLHQGDLTYAVVMSGLSGSRTQAYKQICEFLIQGWRSLGIQLHYGTAGRGYIHNPNCFGTATGADLVLKDGTKLIGSAQLRRGDVILQHGSMRLEPDEELFAQVFGKDVFAPVKLPLNLQKEELVRTVMNALVASAKNCFYVDFAVQPLSDREWEKIYLYCD; this is encoded by the coding sequence ATGGCGATCGATCTCTATCTGGTCGAGCAGCATCAGTTAGGTCTAATGCCTGCTACGCTAAGGTTTTACAGTTGGTCGCCGCCAGCAATTTCTCTTGGCTACCATCAACATCAGTATCCCGATCGCTGGCAAAATTTAATTTGGAATGGTAGGGCGCTCGATTTGGTACGCCGTCCAACGGGAGGCAGAGCAGTTTTACATCAAGGCGATCTAACCTATGCTGTGGTGATGTCGGGATTATCTGGGAGTCGCACTCAAGCATACAAACAAATTTGTGAATTTCTCATTCAGGGGTGGCGATCGCTCGGCATCCAGCTACACTATGGTACGGCTGGACGAGGGTACATTCATAACCCTAACTGTTTTGGTACGGCAACAGGAGCAGATCTCGTTTTGAAGGATGGGACAAAATTAATTGGTAGCGCTCAACTAAGGCGGGGTGATGTTATTCTTCAACATGGTTCAATGCGGTTGGAGCCAGATGAGGAGTTGTTTGCTCAAGTATTTGGTAAAGATGTTTTTGCTCCAGTAAAACTACCTCTGAATCTACAAAAGGAAGAGTTAGTCAGAACAGTTATGAATGCTTTAGTTGCATCTGCCAAAAATTGTTTTTATGTTGACTTCGCCGTACAACCATTATCCGATCGAGAATGGGAAAAAATATATTTATATTGCGATTAA
- a CDS encoding type I glyceraldehyde-3-phosphate dehydrogenase, producing the protein MIRVAINGFGRIGRNFMRCWLLRDSSDIEIVAINDTSDPKTNAHLLKYDTMLGTLKGIDISADENSIIVKGKTVKCTSDRNPENLPWKDWDIDLIIESTGVFTSREGATKHLNAGAKKVLITAPGKNDDGTFVYGVNHHEYAHETHTIISNASCTTNCLAPIVKVLHEKFGIIKGTMTTTHSYTGDQRLLDASHRDVRRARAAAMNIVPTSTGAAKAVALVLPDLKGKLNGVALRVPTPNVSMVDLVAQVEKPTFAEEVNSTLKEAAEGSLKGILEYSDLPLVSSDYQGHDASSIVDASLTLVMGNDLVKVMAWYDNEWGYSQRVLDLAELVARDWK; encoded by the coding sequence GTGATTAGAGTTGCAATCAATGGTTTTGGGCGGATCGGACGTAACTTCATGCGTTGCTGGCTTCTGAGAGACAGCAGCGATATCGAAATAGTCGCGATCAACGATACTTCCGATCCGAAGACCAACGCTCATCTGCTGAAGTATGACACCATGTTGGGGACTTTAAAAGGCATCGACATCAGCGCAGATGAAAATTCGATTATCGTCAAGGGTAAGACGGTTAAATGCACCTCCGATCGCAATCCAGAGAACTTGCCTTGGAAAGACTGGGATATCGATCTCATTATCGAATCGACAGGTGTATTCACCAGTCGGGAAGGGGCAACCAAACACTTGAACGCTGGTGCAAAGAAGGTGCTGATCACGGCTCCAGGTAAAAATGATGATGGTACGTTTGTCTATGGCGTAAACCATCACGAATACGCGCATGAAACGCACACAATCATAAGCAATGCTAGCTGTACCACGAACTGCTTAGCGCCCATCGTCAAAGTGCTGCACGAAAAATTCGGCATCATCAAAGGCACGATGACCACCACCCACAGCTACACTGGGGATCAAAGATTACTCGATGCCAGCCACCGCGATGTCAGACGGGCAAGAGCCGCAGCTATGAACATCGTTCCTACATCTACTGGTGCTGCTAAAGCAGTGGCTTTGGTACTACCAGACTTGAAAGGTAAGCTGAACGGTGTTGCTTTGCGCGTTCCTACTCCTAACGTCTCGATGGTAGACTTGGTTGCTCAGGTTGAAAAGCCAACCTTTGCTGAAGAAGTCAATTCCACGTTGAAGGAAGCTGCTGAAGGCTCCCTCAAGGGCATTCTAGAATATAGCGATCTACCTCTAGTATCCTCGGATTACCAAGGTCACGATGCTTCTTCCATCGTTGATGCTAGCTTAACGCTTGTTATGGGCAACGACCTAGTTAAAGTCATGGCTTGGTATGACAACGAATGGGGCTACAGCCAACGGGTATTAGATCTAGCTGAGTTAGTTGCTAGAGATTGGAAATAA
- the nadD gene encoding nicotinate (nicotinamide) nucleotide adenylyltransferase, protein MKKLGIFGGTFDPVHWGHLLVAESACSQVGLERVIWVVNSRPHYKQSTPFQHRWEMVRQAIADRRDWEIAPQADTLMKATYASQTLQALQANYPDGRWHWILGLDTFLTLPRWYHRQEIAPVCEWLVAPRPLVESQSPPIQVLCDRVAQQLATESIYIRWQIIDLPLVGISASLVRQYYRDRRSIRYFVPEAVRIYIGDRQLYT, encoded by the coding sequence ATGAAAAAATTAGGCATTTTCGGCGGTACTTTCGATCCGGTACATTGGGGACACTTGTTGGTTGCTGAGAGTGCTTGCAGTCAAGTTGGTTTGGAACGAGTGATTTGGGTAGTCAATTCTCGCCCACACTACAAGCAATCGACACCATTTCAGCATCGGTGGGAAATGGTACGACAGGCGATCGCAGATCGTCGTGATTGGGAAATCGCACCCCAAGCGGATACTTTGATGAAAGCTACCTATGCCAGCCAAACTTTGCAGGCACTGCAAGCAAATTACCCTGATGGTCGTTGGCACTGGATTTTAGGGTTAGACACGTTTCTCACCTTACCCCGTTGGTATCATCGCCAGGAAATCGCCCCTGTTTGTGAGTGGTTAGTCGCTCCGCGTCCGCTCGTTGAATCACAAAGTCCCCCAATTCAGGTATTATGCGATCGGGTAGCACAACAGTTAGCCACTGAATCAATATACATTCGCTGGCAAATTATCGATCTACCTTTAGTAGGAATTTCGGCAAGCTTAGTCAGGCAATACTACCGCGATCGCCGTTCGATCCGCTACTTCGTTCCTGAAGCGGTGAGGATCTATATTGGCGATCGGCAGTTATATACATAA
- the thiL gene encoding thiamine-phosphate kinase yields MKVKDIGEQGLLERLQRFCPAEIIGDDAAVISSSPEKSLVVTTDMLVDGVHFSDATTSPEDVGWRSTAANLSDLAAMGATPLGITVALGLPGEVPVEWVERLYKGMDECLKLHQTPIVGGDVCRSPVITVSITAFGEVEPNQTIYRNTAQVGDAIAITGFHGASRAGLELLIHPEIGQNLSDRDRAFLVQAHQRPKPRLDVLPILWEILVSYTPHLYGRVYKNALLPTDISGEPAPTRLPTPDSRLPISGMDSSDGLADAIVQICEMSSVGARIDRDQIPIPPALSNLVTAEQAVEWALYGGEDFELVLCLPQQPAEALIEHLGEGAAIIGTITAESAIVLSDRTNKNPDRILSRDRGFQHF; encoded by the coding sequence GTGAAAGTTAAAGATATTGGCGAACAAGGTTTATTAGAGCGGTTACAGCGTTTTTGTCCGGCAGAAATTATCGGTGATGATGCAGCCGTAATATCATCATCGCCAGAAAAATCTCTGGTGGTAACCACAGATATGCTAGTGGATGGAGTACATTTTAGCGATGCTACCACTAGTCCAGAAGATGTGGGATGGCGATCGACTGCGGCTAACCTGTCTGACTTAGCCGCAATGGGGGCTACACCGCTCGGAATTACCGTTGCCTTGGGATTACCAGGTGAGGTTCCTGTTGAGTGGGTAGAACGCCTCTACAAAGGCATGGATGAATGTTTGAAACTACATCAAACTCCGATTGTAGGGGGAGATGTCTGTCGTTCTCCAGTTATTACAGTTTCGATTACAGCTTTTGGCGAAGTGGAGCCAAACCAGACAATTTATCGCAATACAGCGCAAGTCGGAGATGCGATCGCAATCACAGGCTTTCATGGTGCTTCTCGTGCTGGTTTAGAATTGCTCATACATCCAGAAATCGGGCAAAATCTGAGCGATCGCGATCGCGCCTTTCTCGTCCAGGCGCACCAACGCCCCAAACCCCGCTTAGATGTCTTACCTATTCTCTGGGAAATTTTAGTATCTTACACTCCACACCTGTATGGGCGGGTTTACAAAAATGCTTTGTTACCCACAGATATCTCAGGTGAACCCGCCCCTACCCGACTCCCGACTCCCGACTCCCGACTCCCCATCTCAGGTATGGACAGCAGCGATGGTTTAGCCGATGCGATCGTCCAGATTTGCGAAATGAGTAGTGTTGGTGCGAGGATCGATCGCGATCAAATTCCGATTCCTCCAGCTTTGTCTAATTTAGTTACTGCAGAACAGGCTGTAGAATGGGCTTTGTATGGCGGCGAAGATTTTGAGTTAGTTCTGTGTCTACCTCAACAACCAGCTGAAGCCCTGATCGAACATTTGGGTGAAGGAGCGGCAATTATCGGCACGATTACCGCAGAATCGGCGATCGTACTAAGCGATCGCACTAACAAAAACCCCGACCGGATTCTCAGCCGCGATCGGGGTTTTCAGCATTTTTAG